The sequence CCCCGATTGCGCGCGATGCGATCCGGCTTGCCGAATCACCGGGACACGCCCCGCCGCCAAGGCCGCCGGACGGTAAGTCCCCCATTTATCGCGCACTATTTTAAATTACGCGGCGGCGCTAGGCTATAGGACACCGATACGAAACCCGAGCAAAAACGCGCAACCGGGCGCTATCTCAAAATGAAAATGTTTCGTACTGCCGCGAACGGGACGATTTCCAATGTCGCTCAGTAAATATTGCCGCCGAGGTAATTAATTCCGCCAGCCAAATTCCGATATCGTCGCCAATGGTGATTAGCCGGTAAAATCGGCCCCGCCCGCGCCGAGCGCGGGCGGAAACCGACCCGCTCGACGCACGCCCGCCGAGCGTCCCGAAGGAGACCACACCATGGCACGCCCGTTCATCGTGCTCGGCGACAAGCACAGCCACGGCGGCACCGTCACGACGGCGGCCGCGACGTCCGCGATCCACGGCAAGGGCATCGCGCGACGCAACGACAAGGTCTCGTGTCCGATCCACGGATCGAACCACATCGTCGAAGGCGACGACACGATGATCATCGACAACGAAGGCGTCGCGCGCGACGGCTACCGGACAGCCTGCGGCGCGGCGCTCATCGCGAGCCAGTCGAACACGGGCGGCGACGCGGCGTGACGAATGCATCGACGGGGAATCGCATGAAGCAGCGCGCGTGGTTGAGCAAGACGGCCCTCGTGGCCGCGGTATTCGTTCTGGTTTGGATCGCGACGATCGTTTACTGGAAAGCGACGTATCACCCGCCGAGCGGGACGGAGCTGCTGGTGTACGGCATCGCGCTGCCGTCGCTGCTCGCCGCGTGCGTCGCGTGGGCGCGCAAGGCCGTCGGCCGGCTGCGTGAAGCACCCGCCGCCGCATCGCAGGCCGTCGCCATGGCGGCGTCCGCCCATGGCGCGCACTCCGCCCATGCCGCACCGGCCGCGGACGAAGCGGCGCAGCGCAGGTGGACGCTCGCGCTGCTCGATAGCAGCGTGAGATTTCCGACGGGCGCGACGACGGCTGAAGCCGACGACGCCGCCCGCAACGAAACCGCCGTCGGCCTGCACCCCGAGCTGCGCCGCCCGGACGGCGCGGGCGTGTTCGCGAGCGGCGTGGCGTCGGTTTCGCTCGACCACTTCGACGAAAGCCTGCTGCCGCCCGGCACGGGCGCCGCGCTGAACGACGAGCACTGGCGCGCGCTGATGCTCGCCGCCGACGCGCTCGACGAGTTGCTCGAGCGCCACGCGGTGCTGTCGACGGGCGGCGCATCCCGCGTTGCCGAGCCGCTCAAGCTGCATCTGCTGCTGCCCGAGCGCTGGCAGCCGGTGGCGGCCACGCTCGCCGCGTGGCTCGACGCGCACGTCGCGCGCGAACGCTGGATGCCGGGCGTCGAGCGCGTGCAGACCCGCATGATCGCGGACCCGGTGCAGGCATGGACGATCGTCGACGAACTGATCGTGTCGCTCCATCACCAGCCGTCGGATGCGCGCCATGTCGTGCTCGCGTGCGATTCGTCACTGAGCGACGCGACCGTGCGCGCGCTCGACGACAACGGCAGCCTGTACGGACACAACCGGCCGAACGGCCGCGTTCCGGGCGAAGGCGCCTGCGCGCTGCTGCTCGCGCATCCCGCGTCGGCGGATGCGACGGACGCGCCGCGCATTCACCGGCTCGTCGCGGCTCGCTCCCGCGCCGCAGGCGACGCGGCGGCCGAGCCGCAATCCGATACGCTCGCGCAATTGCTCGACGCGGCGCGCACGCAGACCGCATCGGCCGAGCTCGATCTGTCCGGCTGCGGGCTCGTGAGCGACGCCAACCAGCGCGGCGGCAGCCGCACCGAAATCGCGGGCGTCGTCGAGCGAACCTGGCCCGACGACGGCCGCGAACGTTGCCGGCATCTCGGCGTCGCGAACGGAGAAAGCGGCGCGGCACTCGCGCTCGGCGCGCTCGCTGTGGCCGGCTGGCGCGCGAACGAAGAACGGCAGCCGACGTTCGCGGCGTCGATCGGCGATCCGGCTGCGCGCGGCGTCATGCTCGTCACGCCCGAGCCGATCGGGCCGGATCTCGCAGCCGCCGCCTGAGCACGCCGAAGCCGGCCGCGCGTGCGCCGCGGCTGCGTCGCGCGTCTAGATCAGAAATCCGCCGCCCGAGCGGCGCGCACGCCGGCACAGCGCGTCGCCCGTCCGGCTCGACACGAGCACGAGCTGCGTGAAGCCGTTCGGCGCGACGTACTGGCTCAGCAGGCAATCCATCAGTTGCGCGAACGTGTGGACGCCCGTACCGGCGAAGCAGTCTTCGTCGACCGTGATGCGAATCTCGAGCCCTCGCACGACGCTCGCGAACGGCTTCTCGGATACCCACGCCGTCACGGGTTTTTGCGACACGTCGACGATGCCCGCGATCTGCCGGACGGTAGCCGGCGACTCCTGCAGGTCGTGAAGCTTCAGCATGTCGCGCACGGCGCCGGCGCCGCCCGCGAGCAGCAGCGAATTCAGCGACAGTTGCGAGATCAGGCGCCACAGCGCGCCGCGGTCGTCGCGCAAACGAAGCGGCCGCGTGGGCCGCTGCAGCAGGCTGATCCGGCTCGCGAGCGTGCCGCCCTCCATCATCAGATCGCCGCCCGGCGCGCCGTGCGGCAGTTGCTCCGGCAAGTCGCGATTGCTGCACGTGAGCTTGAAGTCGACGCCGGGCGGCGGCGCGACCGGGTCGAGCGCGCCGTCGACGAAGCCGAGCGACAGTTCGTGCCCCGGCTCGCTTCTCGCGATCAGCGCGTCGCGCCGCATGCGCCAGTACGACGACGCCCGCGCCGCGTGCCCGCCGTGGTACAGCGCATGGAGCGACCGGAACGCCGTGATCCGCTCGCCCTGCGGCGTGTCCTCGACCTGCGTCACCGCGTCGACGGAATAGACCTCGTACGCGTAGGCATTCTGCTTGTCGACGACGAGCGGATACATGTGCGTGCCCGACGCCGCGCCCGGCTGCGCGCCGAGCTTGCCGGACGTCTCGAAC comes from Burkholderia savannae and encodes:
- a CDS encoding PAAR domain-containing protein translates to MARPFIVLGDKHSHGGTVTTAAATSAIHGKGIARRNDKVSCPIHGSNHIVEGDDTMIIDNEGVARDGYRTACGAALIASQSNTGGDAA